The proteins below come from a single Vicia villosa cultivar HV-30 ecotype Madison, WI unplaced genomic scaffold, Vvil1.0 ctg.001217F_1_1, whole genome shotgun sequence genomic window:
- the LOC131634059 gene encoding MADS-box protein JOINTLESS-like → MTRKKIQIKKIDNISSRQVTFSKRRKGLFKKAHELSTLCDADVGLLVFSSTNKLFEYASSSMQQIIERRNGCSENHRLMGHQSTDQFQIESESSNTLRKKLEDKSQELRQMNGEDLQELTVQELQKLEAQLRRSLSSVSKVKDEKFMQSINTLKRKEVELIQENQRLKHAVPDLIIGQRQQSLESVISGSSYFLDQDDGSDTSLKLGLTLHN, encoded by the exons ATGACTAGAAAGAAGATACAGATAAAGAAAATTGACAACATCAGTTCAAGGCAAGTGACTTTCTCTAAGAGGAGGAAAGGGCTTTTCAAGAAAGCTCATGAGCTATCAACTCTCTGTGATGCAGATGTAGGTCTTCTGGTTTTTTCTTCTACTAATAAGCTCTTTGAGTATGCTAGTTCAAG CATGCAACAAATAATTGAAAGGCGTAATGGTTGTTCAGAAAATCATAGATTAATGGGGCATCAATCTACGGATCAGTTTCAG ATTGAGAGTGAGTCCAGCAACACACTGCGTAAGAAATTAGAAGATAAATCTCAAGAACTGAG GCAAATGAATGGAGAAGATTTGCAAGAATTGACAGTACAAGAACTCCAAAAACTAGAGGCTCAACTCAGAAGAAGTTTGTCCAGTGTTTCAAAAGTGAAG GATGAAAAGTTTATGCAAAGCATCAACACCCTTAAGAGAAAG GAAGTGGAACTGATCCAAGAAAATCAAAGATTGAAGCATGCG GTACCAGACCTGATAATTGGACAAAGGCAACAGTCGTTGGAATCGGTTATTAGCGgttcatcttattttcttgatcaagaCGATGGCAGTGACACATCTCTCAAGTTAGG GTTAACATTACATAATTAA